A single region of the Etheostoma cragini isolate CJK2018 chromosome 3, CSU_Ecrag_1.0, whole genome shotgun sequence genome encodes:
- the LOC117939226 gene encoding uncharacterized protein C22orf31-like — protein MWPEHTHRCCQRRKETRPYGLRRSIRCPKKYGETIKERKYMLAPNTDLDVVCEQSNADPQKLPDDRYIRNAAVLPDLKLSHRDGALTTEEWTSSSVPTSQPGPLMIHGFTVPEYQQTYHSVVDPLLFRPCGKLAAYSLELGRNIKEHLFKELAYPTIQSSEQPNGMIKMTERFCVLRPTPFLDIDSYGEPQ, from the exons ATGtggcctgaacacacacaccgttGTTGTCAAAGA AGGAAGGAAACACGTCCTTATGGTCTAAGGCGGAGTATTCGATGTCCTAAGAAATATGGGGAGACTattaaagagagaaaatacatgTTGGCCCCAAATACCGATTTGGACGTTGTGTGTGAGCAGAGTAACGCAGACCCCCAGAAACTCCCGGACGACAGGTATATAAGGAATGCTGCTGTTCTTCCAGATCTCAAACTATCCCACAGAGATGGAGCCCTCACTACAGAAGAGTGGACATCCAGTAGTGTGCCAACTAGCCAGCCGGGACCTCTTATGATCCACGGCTTCACAGTACCAGAGTACCAGCAGACATATCATTCTGTGGTGGATCCCCTGCTTTTTAGGCCTTGCGGGAAGCTTGCAGCCTACAGTCTGGAGCTGGGTCGTAACATTAAGGAACATCTGTTTAAAGAGCTGGCCTACCCCACGATTCAAAGTTCGGAGCAGCCAAATGGAATGATTAAAATGACGGAGCGATTTTGTGTGCTCCGCCCAACACCTTTCTTAGATATAGACAGTTATGGGGAACCACAGTAA
- the gosr1 gene encoding Golgi SNAP receptor complex member 1, protein MAGIGGSNYWEDLRKQARQLENELDLKLVSFSKLCTSYSSSRDGRRGDTSDTTPLLNNSTQDRMFDTMSVEIEQLLSKLTAVNDKMAEYTNTPGTASLNAALMHTLQRHRDILQDYTHEFHKTKGNFLAIREREDLLGSVRKDIETYKSGSGVNNRRTELFLKEHEHLRNSDRLMDDTISIAMATKENMTSQRGFLKSIQSRVNTLANRFPTINNLIQRINLRKRRDSLILGTVIGVCTILLLLYAFH, encoded by the exons ATGGCAGGAATAGGAGGCAGCAACTACTGGGAAG ATCTGCGAAAGCAGGCCAGACAGTTGGAGAATGAACTCGACCTGAAGTTGGTCTCCTTCAGTAAATTGTGCACCAGCTACAGCAGCTCCAGGGATGGACGTCGAGGAGACAC GTCAGACACCACTCCGCTACTAAACAACTCTACCCAAGACAGGATGTTTGACACCATGTCAGTGGAGATTGAACAGCTACTGTCCAAA CTGACTGCAGTGAATGACAAAATGGCGGAGTACACCAACACCCCGGGCACAGCTTCTCTTAATGCGGCGCTCATGCACAcgctgcagagacacagagacatccTACAG GATTACACTCATGAATTCCACAAAACCAAAGGCAACTTCTTGGCCATCCGTGAAAGGGAAGACCTGCTCGGGTCAGTCAGGAAAGACATTGA GACATACAAGAGTGGCTCCGGGGTcaacaacagaagaacagaGCTGTTTCTGAAGGAGCATGAGCATCTGAGAAA TTCGGACCGACTGATGGATGACACAATAAG TATTGCAATGGCAACCAAGGAGAACATGACCTCCCAACGGGGCTTTCTGAAATCCATACAGAGCAGGGTCAACACGCTGGCCA ACCGTTTCCCAACCATCAACAATCTCATCCAGCGAATTAACCTGCGGAAGAGAAGGGACTCTCTCATCCTCGGCACAGTGATCGGAGTCTGTACCATTCTCCTTCTGCTCTATGCTTTTCACTGA